GCGGCCGCCAGCTCGACGGCGCCCTCGCCACCGCCGAGGCCCTCCCCGAGGTCGTCGAGGCCACGCAGGGCCGCGTCCCCGTGCTCGTGGATGGGGGCGTGCGCTCCGGCCGCGACGTGCTGCGCGCCCTGGCCCTCGGGGCCCACGCCGTGCTGCTCGGCCGGCCCGTGCTCTGGGGGCTCGCCACCGGCGGCGCCGACGGGGTGCGTCAGGTGCTCGACTCGCTGCGCGAGGACACCGCCCACGCACTCGCGCTCGCCGGCCTGCCCCGCCTCTCCAGCGTGGGCGCCGACGTGCTCGCGCCGATCAGCCGTTGATCAGAAGTCCCAGCTCAGCTCGTACTCGCAGCTCACCGGACCCGTCATCCGCCCGACGATGCGCGCCGAGCGTGCACCGGCCTGCTTCAGGTGCGCCTCCAGCGAGCCCTCCACATAGGGCCTCGGCAGGAAGTCGCGCTCGAAGGTGACGATGGCCCGCGTATGCCCCGGGAACATCACCGAGCAGGTGCCTCCCGCCGGCGTCGTCACCTTGTAGGCCATGGGCAGGTACTCGATGACGCGCTTGGGCGTGCCCGAGATGAGCACCTGCATCGCCTTGCCCACCTGGCTGCCCAGGAACACCGCCGTCCCCATGTACCCCAGCATCCGCATCGACTGCTCGAAGCCTCCCGCCGGCCCCTGCATCATCAACGCGGCCCGCCGGGCCATCCGCAGGAAGTCCTCGGCCGGGTAGGCGAACAGATCCACGAAGGAGCGCACCCCGCCGCACTCCGCCAGGCACTCCTCCATGGCTCCCTGGCCCCGCAGCGCGAACATCGCCTCCTTCACGCTGCGGAAGAACATGCCGCGCATGGTGTCCCGCGGGGTCACCTGGGCCAGCCGGTGCTCGACCTCGAGCTCGGCCTCGGAGGGCACCGCCTGTAGCGCTTCGCTGACGCCGTTCATCCCGTGCGCCCTCCCGTTACCGGCCCCGTCTGGCCTGCCCACCTTCTGGAGGGTGGGTTGCTGGCGTCCATGCACATCCCGGAAATCCTGACACAACCGGGGCTCCAGGTAAAACGGCTCCCTGGGGGGTCCGCCGGATTGCCGAGGCCAACGTCTCATACGAACGCCGCTGGTATAGCCGATCAGACGCTCGCTCGAACGCCCGGTGAGGTCCCTCCACCATGGGTGTGGTCATTTCGGAACCCCCTGTGTTGGGTGAGCGACAGGCTCGGCGCCGGGTGGGGCACCTTGCCCCACGGCCCGGCGGCGGCATCCTAACCGACACGGCGGCCCCGAGAAGGGCCCGTCCCCACTTCAGGCCACCTGCCGGGGGGCGGACGCCAGGGGCTCGGCGTCGGAGGGGGCCTCGGCGGGCCCGGAAGGGGCGGAGGGGGCCCGGGTGGGAGGCGCGGCCGGGAGGTTGGCGAGGGCCGCACTGGAGAGGATGAGGGCGCCGCCCAGCAGCAGCGAGGCATCCACGCGCTCGCCGAGCATCCCCACGCCCAGCAACACGGCCACCAGCGTGTCCAGCAGCGGCATGACGCCGATGACGGCCAGCGGCACCCGCGAGAGGAGCCAGAAGAGGAGCTGGTAGGTGAGGGCGGTGGCGCACACGGCCAGGTAGGTGATGGAGAGCAGGGCGCGGGGCGTCCAGTGGCCGGGCAGGTGGGACTCGAAGGCGGCCGAGGCGGCCAGCAGCAGCACGGAGCTGCTCAGCGTCTGCACGCACACCGAGAGGCTGGTGGGCACGTGCGCCAGCGAGCGGCGGACGAGCACGTTGGCCAGGGAGATGGAGACGGTGGCCACCAGCGTGAGCACGCACCCGGCCAGCACCAGGCCGGTGAGGCCCACGCCATGCAGGTGCTCGTACTGGAGCGCGACAATGCCGGCGAGCCCCAGCCCCGCGGACAGCAGCTTGAGGGGAGAGAGCGGCTGATCCGGCAGCAGCAGGCGCCCCACCAGCAGCAGCCACACGGCATAGGTGGAGAAGAGGAGCGCGGACCAGCTGGAGGGAATCCACTGCTGGGCGACGAAGAGCAGCCCATAGGGGAGGGCGATCTGCAGCACGCCCACGCCCATGAGCATCCCCGTGGTGCGCGCGCCGGGCCGGACGCGGAGCAGGCCACTGAAGGGCAGCAGCACCAGTCCGGCGAGCAGCATCCGCACCCCGGCGAAGCGCAGGGGCGGCAGGTCCTCGAGGCCCACCTTCACGACGGACCAGGTGGAGCCCCAGAAGACGAAGCAGGCGGTGTAGGCGAGCAGCAGGCGGGCGCGGGAGGCCCCGGGGGTGGACGGCATGGCGGGGCGCACTAGCACGCGTGCCGCCCCTCCGCCATGGACACGGCGTTCACACGCGCTTCACGGCGTCCCGCGTGCGCTGACGCGCTCCTGCACCATCTCCGTACCGCCCAGGGGCGTCACCACCTTCTCGGTCATCCCCTGGGAATCCAGGGTGAGCGTGGCCTTCAAGGAGCCCAGCTCGACAGTGAGCTCGCGCGAGCCGGCCGCCCCCTTGCGCAGCACCTGCTGCACCGGCGCCACCGGGTTGGCCGAGGGCATGTAGAAGTGCAGCGTCAGCTCCGGGTCCGGGCCCGGCAGGAAGCGCTCGCGCACCAGGCGCGCGGTGCCCGGCTCGGTGGCCAGGTCCGCCGGGGCGGTGAAGCCGCCGTTGAGCTCCTTGCCCAGGTGCGTGCCCTCGTAGTGGTACTCGCGGCCCCGCACCTGCTTGAGCGCCATCTGGATGTCGGGCGTGCCGTTGCTGGCCCGGGCGTAGTCGCGCGCCACCAGCTTGCCGTCCTTGTCGGACAGCTCCGAGGAGACGGTGTCCTGCACCAGGAGCTGCTGGGGCGAGCGCGGGAAGAAGAGGCTCGACTCCACCTCCGTCAGCCGCCCGCCGCCCGCCGCGTCGCGCATCACGCGCTTCTCGAAGCCCACCGGGTGGCCCTGCACACGGATGACATTGAATTCGAAATAGCGCGAGGCCGGCGGTGTCCCGCCCGGGCCCTGGAGCGAAGCGGCCAGCCCGCGGGTCACCCGCGCGAAGCTCTCCGAGTAGCCCGGCTCGTCATGCGTGCACACCAGCGACACCGGGTCATGGACGTACACCATCATCTTGGCCAGGCCCGCCGCCTTGCCTCGCGGCATGTCCACCAGGTACTGCGCCTCGGCATACACGGCCGGGCTCTCGCCGATGAGCCGGATGTCGGTGGTGCGCACCCGCTGGAGCTGCGTGCGCTGTCCCACCATCTCCACCAGCCGGTAGATGGCGCCGCCCGCGTCCACCGGCTGCGCGTACACGAAACACGTCAGCGGACTGCCAGTGCCCAGCGGCACGCTGAGCACGAACAGCCCCTCCCCCTTCTGGAGGGTGGGAGCACCCGCGGCCTCCACCTCGCCCGTGAAGGCGCCCTCCGGCGCGGACACCTTCTGCTTGGGCAGCGGCGCCAGCTCGCGCGCGGAGAGCGCCTGGAGCTCGAGCTTCCCCGAGGCCGGAGCGGGCTCGGCGGGGGCCGGGGTGGACTCGGCGGGGGCGGCGGCTGGGGCCTCCGTCTTCGAGGAGGAGGCCGGGGTGGCACAGCCAGTCAGCAGGCCCAGCAGGAGGGTCGTGCGCAGCCGCATCGTCGAGGTCTCCGGGAAGGTGTCACGGGAGCCCGCATGGCTCCGGCACGCGCGGCACCCTAGCGGCCCGGCGCGGTGCGTTGCCAGCCACCCGAGCCCCGGTGGCCCTCAGTGCCGGGAGAGCTCCATGTGCTGGCGGAGCTCGTCGAGGTCCATCGACAGCCGCTCCAGGGTGTGGCGCATGGGCTTGCGGGGCAGCTTCGTCCAGGCGATGGCGCCGAGCACCGCCGCGAGCACGAAGGCCACGCCCGCCGCGATGAGCGCACCGGCCCACAAGGGCAACGCGAGCGCCGCCGCGCCCGCGACGAAGAGCATGGCCAGCCCCACCAGCGCGAGCGCCGCGCCACCACCCACGAATACGCCCGAGGCGCGTGCCGCCCGCACCTCCTGCGCGAGCTCCACCTTCGCGTGGAGCAGCTCCGCCTTCGCCAACAGCCGCGCCTCGCTCATCGCCCGCCGGACGAGCTCGTTCGTCGACAGGTCCTTCTCGGGCATCTTCCAGCTCTCCACGGCCTGCCTCCTCTCGACCGCCGCGTCGCCGCGGCACCTGCTCACGCCGCCCTCCGCCTCCATTCGTAGGCGAAGTGGAGGATGGCCAGCATCACCACGCCGATGGCCACCCCGAAGGTCAGCCAGAGGAACCAGCCCACCACGCCCCCCTGCACCAGCGCCACCACCCACAGCGCCAGCAGGCCCAACCCCATCAGCAGGTAGAGAATGGGCATGGCTCCTCCCTAGATGCGCCCGAGCACGCCGAACAACAGCCGCGGCGCCACGTCCTCCCGCGTCGCGTTCACCCCCACCGCCCCCGTCACCACGAACGAGCGGCCCACCCGCAGGCCCGTGCCCACGCTCGCGTTCACCGATGCGTCATCCTCGCCCAGGGGATTCACGTAGTACGCGTCGCCCTGCAACAGCAGCCGGTCTCCAATGGGATGGTCCGCCGCGAGCCCCAGCAGGTAGTCATCCGCCGTGTCCTGGCGCGCGCTGTAGCCCACGTTGCCGTGCAGCCGCGTCTGGCCGAACGTCTTCGTCGCCAGCACCCGCGCCTCCGCGCTCACGCCCTCGTCGCCCTGCGGGCTCGTCACCTGGCCCCAGAGCGCCAGCTGGGGCAACACGGCCTTCTCGTCCACCAGCTGGCCCAGCGCATAGGCGGACACCGCGCCCGTGGTGCCCTCCTGCTCGCCCGCGAGGTTCTGCAGCTGCGCGCCCGCGCCGAACTCCACGTTCCACGGCGTCCCCACCCGCACCTGCGGCTCCAGGACGAAGCCCACCTCGCCCGTCTGCGTGCGGTTGGCCACGTTCACCTCGCCCAGCACCTGCCGCTCCACCGGGCTGGCGTTCTGCACCGTCAGCATGTCCGTGTTGCGCAGCAGCTCCAGCGCCTCCTCGCGCTCGGACTTCTCCTCCCGCACCGGCTGCTCGGCCTTCGGCGCTTGCACCGGCGTGGCACGGCGGGCCTCCGCCTCCGACAGGGATTGGCGCAGCTCCGCCACCTCCCGGCGCAGCGCGCGCAACTCCTCCGTCACCGCGCTCGGCTCCGCGGGCGGCGTCGCTTCCACGGACAGGGCGGGCGGCGGCGGCGGTGGCTCGGCGAGGCCTTCCTCGCCCGAGCCTCCCGTGGCGCTCCCACCCGGCTCCCGCTGGAGCTCGCCCAGGCGCTGGCGCAACACGTCCCGCTCCTCGCGCAGCCGGGTCAGCTCGGTGCAGTCCTCGGCGCGCAGGACGGTGACCTGTCCCGCTTCGGTGTCCACCGTGCAGCGCGGCGCGGTGGCCGTCCCACCTGCCGCGCCGAGACCGGCCAGTGCCAGCAGCGCCATCAGCGGTTGCAGCATTCCGTCCCTCCCGGAGCCCATTCCGTCGGGGGAAACGTGGGGCGCTGAACGGTTCCCGGCAAGGCAGGGCAGCCAGCCGCTTCGAGCCCGCCCGGCTGCGCAAGTGCGGGGCGGCCCTGGCCTCCGCGCATGTCTGGCTGCTCCTTGTCAGAGCAGACATAAACAAGACACAGCCTGGAATCCTGGTAACTTCCGGATTCCCCTTTTCCAAGGAGCGGTGGATGAGCAAGTGGACCGGAGTGGTGGTTGCGGCGCTGTCGTCCCTGATGATGGCCGCGTGCGGCCCGGTGGACGGCACGGAGCCCGAGACGGCCCTGGCACAGCAGGAGGCGGCCCTCTACGTCTGTGGCGACGGCCTGTGCAACCGGGGTGAGCCGTCGACGTGTCCCGAGGACTGCGGCTACGGCGGCTACTGTGGCGACGGCTCCTGCAACGGCCCCGAGACCAGTTCCAGCTGCTACCAGGACTGCCCCAGCGGCTGCCTCGCCGCGCCCGAGGAGCAGCGCGAGCCGGTGGCGGGCCTCTACGTCTGCGGCGATGACTTCTGCAACCAGGGCGAGCCCTCGACCTGCCCCAGCGACTGCACCTACGGCACCTGGTGCGGCGATGGCTACTGCGGCAGCCCCGAGAACAGCTCCAACTGCTACCAGGACTGCCGCAGCGGCTGCTGAAACGCTGACTCCGCCCGTGGGCTGAATTTCTCCAGCCCACGGGCACCGCGCGAAGCTACTGGATGGCGAGCTCGCGGCGGCAGACACCGCCGTCACAGTAGTAGCCCGTGGGGCATCGGCCGTCGGCGGTGCACGCATACAGCAGCGGCTCCACGACGCCCCGGCGGCAGACACTGCCGTCACAGTAGTAGCCATTGGGGCACAGGCCCTCGTCGGTGCACGGATACAGCAGCTCGACGATCTGCCGGCGGCAGACACTGCCGTCACAGTAGTAGCCCGTCGGACACCGGCCGTCGGCGGTGCACGCATACAGCAGCGGCTCCACGACGCCCCGGCGGCAGGTCCCAAACGCGCCACCCTCGCAGTAGTAGCCCGTGGGGCACACGCCATTCTCGTCACACTGCGGCAGCTGCTGCTCGACGTTGCCCTGCTCCAGCTCCTGCGCCTCGTCCGTGGGGCCGCAGGCGCTCGCCGCCAATGCCACCGCGAGGACCACTGCGTTCAGCCAGGGGCTCTTCATGTCCGACTCCTTCGTGAGGGGGGTGGGGTTTGAAGCCACATCACTCTAGCGTCGGATTCGTCTCTTCCAGAGAGAGCTTCCGGGTGTCTTGTTTGAATCCACCCTGGCTGATTTTTTCCGGATGTCTGCGAATGACAAGGCAGGGGTTCCCCTTACAATGCACGGCATTCTGTAGCCTGGGAGGCAACACGTGCGCATCGGCATCGACCTCGGTGGAACCAAGATCGAGGCGCTCGCCCTCGGCGACGACGGACGCGAGCTGGGACGCCACCGCGTGCCCACCCCGCGAGATGATTACGAAGGAACACTCCAGACCATCGCCCGCCTGTGCGAGCGGTTGGAACGACAGACGGGCCAGCGCGGCAGCGTGGGCGTGGGCATTCCAGGCACCCTTTCCTCGCGCACCGGACTCGTGAAGAACGCCAACTCGGTGTGGCTCAACGGACGGCCCCTGGACCGGGACCTCGCGCGAGTGCTGGAGCGCCCCGTGCGTCTGGCCAATGACGCCAACTGTCTGGCCGTGTCCGAGGCCAGCGACGGCGCCGCCGCGGGCGAGGCCGTGGTGTTCGCCGCCATCCTGGGCACGGGGACGGGCGCGGGCGTGGCGCTCGGTGGACGGCCGCATGTGGGCCGCAATGGCGTGGGCGGCGAGTGGGGACACAACCCGCTGCCCTGGGCGACGCCGGAGGAGACTCCCGGCCCGGACTGCTATTGCGGCAAGCGCGGCTGCCTGGAGACGTGGGTGTCCGGCACCGGCTTCGAGAACGACTACGCGCGCCTCACGGGCACCCGCCTCCCGGGGCCGGACATCGCCGCGCGCGCCGAGGCCGGTGAGCCCGCGGCCGTCACGGTGCTCCAGCGCTACGCGGACCGGCTGGCGCGCGGACTGGCGCACGTCATCGACATCCTGGATCCAGAGGTCATCGTCCTGGGCGGCGGCATGTCCAACGTCTCCGCGCTGTACCGGCTGGTGCCGGAGCAGTGGGCCCGCTGGGTCTTCGGCGCCGAGGTGGACACGCCCCTGCGCCCCGCCCTGCACGGCGACTCGAGCGGCGTCCGGGGAGCCGCCTGGCTGTGGCGGCCCGGCGAGGCCGAGGAGACGGCCGGGAGGTGAAGCACCCCGACAGCGGGCCTACTCCCTTCCAACACCCCGGCTGGGAACGCGCCGGGCACGGTGCCCGGCTGGGGCGGCGCCGCGCGAGTTGCT
The sequence above is drawn from the Archangium gephyra genome and encodes:
- a CDS encoding TIGR02265 family protein, producing the protein MNGVSEALQAVPSEAELEVEHRLAQVTPRDTMRGMFFRSVKEAMFALRGQGAMEECLAECGGVRSFVDLFAYPAEDFLRMARRAALMMQGPAGGFEQSMRMLGYMGTAVFLGSQVGKAMQVLISGTPKRVIEYLPMAYKVTTPAGGTCSVMFPGHTRAIVTFERDFLPRPYVEGSLEAHLKQAGARSARIVGRMTGPVSCEYELSWDF
- a CDS encoding DMT family transporter encodes the protein MPSTPGASRARLLLAYTACFVFWGSTWSVVKVGLEDLPPLRFAGVRMLLAGLVLLPFSGLLRVRPGARTTGMLMGVGVLQIALPYGLLFVAQQWIPSSWSALLFSTYAVWLLLVGRLLLPDQPLSPLKLLSAGLGLAGIVALQYEHLHGVGLTGLVLAGCVLTLVATVSISLANVLVRRSLAHVPTSLSVCVQTLSSSVLLLAASAAFESHLPGHWTPRALLSITYLAVCATALTYQLLFWLLSRVPLAVIGVMPLLDTLVAVLLGVGMLGERVDASLLLGGALILSSAALANLPAAPPTRAPSAPSGPAEAPSDAEPLASAPRQVA
- a CDS encoding phage holin family protein produces the protein MESWKMPEKDLSTNELVRRAMSEARLLAKAELLHAKVELAQEVRAARASGVFVGGGAALALVGLAMLFVAGAAALALPLWAGALIAAGVAFVLAAVLGAIAWTKLPRKPMRHTLERLSMDLDELRQHMELSRH
- the mak gene encoding fructokinase, whose protein sequence is MRIGIDLGGTKIEALALGDDGRELGRHRVPTPRDDYEGTLQTIARLCERLERQTGQRGSVGVGIPGTLSSRTGLVKNANSVWLNGRPLDRDLARVLERPVRLANDANCLAVSEASDGAAAGEAVVFAAILGTGTGAGVALGGRPHVGRNGVGGEWGHNPLPWATPEETPGPDCYCGKRGCLETWVSGTGFENDYARLTGTRLPGPDIAARAEAGEPAAVTVLQRYADRLARGLAHVIDILDPEVIVLGGGMSNVSALYRLVPEQWARWVFGAEVDTPLRPALHGDSSGVRGAAWLWRPGEAEETAGR